From one Notolabrus celidotus isolate fNotCel1 chromosome 2, fNotCel1.pri, whole genome shotgun sequence genomic stretch:
- the gatad2ab gene encoding GATA zinc finger domain containing 2Ab isoform X2 — protein sequence MVRAAMSEEAVRQTRSQKRALERDHTPVDESPEDTDSKRVKLEKGDAAGAPLDLVGSEAGVKLKSEQAVKVAASILKAGEVKATIKVEVQTGDEPVDMSTSKGDIKKERQPPSPDDVIVLSDNEPSSPLMNGHCFTKTDTDKLMKSSPEERERIIKQLKEELRLQEAKLVLLKKLRQSQIQKESTVQKSTGSVATPPPLVRGSITSGKGTLQVTGRSSGTVIPPPLVRGGQHIPSKHNSQIVMPPLVRGAQPIAMTPQQIASLRQQQQQHSGSGPPPLLLAPRASVPNVQVQGQRIIQQGLIRVANVANSNVMVNIPQASPTGLKGSSVSPNSINDSPASRQAAAKLALRKQLEKTLLEIPPPKPPAPEFNFLPSAANNEFIYLLGLEEVVQKLLEMHGRGNLGPAAAMASSIPKEPHTCAQCKTDFTSRWRKEKAGTILCDQCMSSNQKKALKAEHTSRLKAAFVKALQQEQEIEQRILQQAASSSSLSKTTSSSSMSKSEMLSHQYKHVSAMQHRSVSAHHSSIKQNQLSHSLQAAVSSRGLAHAYTSSSQLQSAVTAAALGSRAGKHAAARPLQHGGKVSAGGSNQGNMAAWRKQSAGNTGVTMAYVNPSLSAHKTSSAVERQREYLLDMIPSRSISQAANTWK from the exons GGTGAGAGCAGCCATGTCAGAGGAGGCGGTGCGTCAAACGCGAAGCCAGAAGCGTGCTCTGGAGAGGGACCACACGCCCGTCGATGAGTCCCCCGAAGACACGGACAGCAAACGGGTTAAGCTGGAGAAAGGCGACGCTGCAGGAGCTCCCCTGGACCTCGTGGGATCCGAAGCTGGCGTCAAGCTGAAGAGCGAGCAGGCGGTGAAGGTGGCAGCCAGCATCCTGAAAGCTGGGGAAGTGAAGGCCACCATCAAGGTGGAGGTGCAGACTGGAGACGAGCCGGTGGACATGAGCACATCAAAAGG tgacatCAAGAAAGAGCGGCAGCCGCCATCGCCTGATGACGTCATTGTGTTGTCAGACAATGAGCCATCCAGTCCTCTAATGAATGGCCACTGCTTCACCAAGACTGACACAGATAAACTCATG AAGAGTTCACCCGAGGAGAGGGAGCGCATCATCAAACAGCTGAAGGAGGAACTGAGACTCCAAGAGGCCAAGCTGGTGCTGCTCAAGAAGCTACGACAGAGTCAGATTCAGAAGGAGAGCACTGTGCAGAag TCCACGGGCTCAGTggccactcctcctcctctagtGAGAGGCAGCATCACATCAGGCAAAGGAACCCTCCAG GTAACAGGTCGAAGCTCAGGCACGGTGATTCCTCCCCCCTTGGTGCGAGGTGGTCAACATATACCGTCCAAACACAACTCTCAGATTGTCATGCCTCCGCTGGTCAGAGGGGCCCAG CCTATTGCGATGACTCCTCAGCAGATAGCCAGTCTACgccagcaacagcagcagcacagtggGTCAGGGCCCCCCCCACTGCTATTGGCCCCCAGGGCTTCTGTGCCCAATGTCCAGGTCCAGGGCCAGAGGATCATTCAGCAGGGACTCATTCGGGTGGCTAATGTGGCCAACAGTAATGTCATGGTCAACATCCCTCAG gcttCTCCAACCGGCCTTAAAGGCTCTTCAGTGTCACCCAACAGTATTAATGATTCCCCTGCCAGCCGGCAGGCAGCTGCTAAGCTTGCACTGCGTAAGCAGCTGGAGAAGACGCTGCTGGAGATCCCTCCACCTAAACCTCCTGCCCCTGAGTTCAACTTCCTGCCTTCGGCTGCCAATAATGAGTTCATTTACCTGTTGGGTTTGGAGGAGGTGGTGCAAAAGCTTCTGGAGATGCATGGCAGGG GTAATCTGGGTCCAGCTGCTGCCATGGCCAGCTCCATTCCCAAAGAGCCGCACACCTGTGCCCAGTGTAAGACAGACTTCAcctcccgctggagaaaagagAAGGCTGGGACCATCCTCTGTGACCAGTGCATGTCGTCCAATCAGAAGAAGGCCCTGAAGGCTGAGCACACCAGCCGGCTGAAGGCAGCCTTTGTTAAGGCACTTCAACAGGAGCAGGAGATAGAGCAGCGTATCCTCCAGCAGGCggcctcctcttcatctctctctaaaACCACCTCATCTTCCTCAATGTCCAAGAGTGAGATGCTGTCCCATCAGTACAAGCATGTCAGCGCCATGCAGCATAGATCTGTGTCTGCCCACCACTCCAGCATAAAACAG AATCAGCTGTCTCACAGCCTCCAGGCTGCGGTGAGCTCTCGTGGTCTGGCCCACGCATACACTTCCTCTTCGCAGCTGCAGAGCGCGGTGACAGCAGCGGCGCTGGGCAGCAGGGCAGGTAAGCATGCTGCAGCGCGTCCGCTGCAACATGGAGGAAAGGTCAGCGCCGGCGGCAGTAACCAGGGCAACATGGCTGCCTGGAGGAAGCAGAGCGCGGGCAACACAG GTGTGACTATGGCCTACGTGAACCCCAGCTTGTCAGCTCATAAGACCAGCTCTGCCGTGGAGCGTCAGCGAGAGTACCTGCTGGACATGATTCCCTCTCGTTCTATCTCCCAAGCAGCCAACACGTGGAAATAA
- the gatad2ab gene encoding GATA zinc finger domain containing 2Ab isoform X4, whose protein sequence is MSEEAVRQTRSQKRALERDHTPVDESPEDTDSKRVKLEKGDAAGAPLDLVGSEAGVKLKSEQAVKVAASILKAGEVKATIKVEVQTGDEPVDMSTSKGDIKKERQPPSPDDVIVLSDNEPSSPLMNGHCFTKTDTDKLMKSSPEERERIIKQLKEELRLQEAKLVLLKKLRQSQIQKESTVQKSTGSVATPPPLVRGSITSGKGTLQVTGRSSGTVIPPPLVRGGQHIPSKHNSQIVMPPLVRGAQPIAMTPQQIASLRQQQQQHSGSGPPPLLLAPRASVPNVQVQGQRIIQQGLIRVANVANSNVMVNIPQASPTGLKGSSVSPNSINDSPASRQAAAKLALRKQLEKTLLEIPPPKPPAPEFNFLPSAANNEFIYLLGLEEVVQKLLEMHGRGNLGPAAAMASSIPKEPHTCAQCKTDFTSRWRKEKAGTILCDQCMSSNQKKALKAEHTSRLKAAFVKALQQEQEIEQRILQQAASSSSLSKTTSSSSMSKSEMLSHQYKHVSAMQHRSVSAHHSSIKQNQLSHSLQAAVSSRGLAHAYTSSSQLQSAVTAAALGSRAGKHAAARPLQHGGKVSAGGSNQGNMAAWRKQSAGNTGVTMAYVNPSLSAHKTSSAVERQREYLLDMIPSRSISQAANTWK, encoded by the exons ATGTCAGAGGAGGCGGTGCGTCAAACGCGAAGCCAGAAGCGTGCTCTGGAGAGGGACCACACGCCCGTCGATGAGTCCCCCGAAGACACGGACAGCAAACGGGTTAAGCTGGAGAAAGGCGACGCTGCAGGAGCTCCCCTGGACCTCGTGGGATCCGAAGCTGGCGTCAAGCTGAAGAGCGAGCAGGCGGTGAAGGTGGCAGCCAGCATCCTGAAAGCTGGGGAAGTGAAGGCCACCATCAAGGTGGAGGTGCAGACTGGAGACGAGCCGGTGGACATGAGCACATCAAAAGG tgacatCAAGAAAGAGCGGCAGCCGCCATCGCCTGATGACGTCATTGTGTTGTCAGACAATGAGCCATCCAGTCCTCTAATGAATGGCCACTGCTTCACCAAGACTGACACAGATAAACTCATG AAGAGTTCACCCGAGGAGAGGGAGCGCATCATCAAACAGCTGAAGGAGGAACTGAGACTCCAAGAGGCCAAGCTGGTGCTGCTCAAGAAGCTACGACAGAGTCAGATTCAGAAGGAGAGCACTGTGCAGAag TCCACGGGCTCAGTggccactcctcctcctctagtGAGAGGCAGCATCACATCAGGCAAAGGAACCCTCCAG GTAACAGGTCGAAGCTCAGGCACGGTGATTCCTCCCCCCTTGGTGCGAGGTGGTCAACATATACCGTCCAAACACAACTCTCAGATTGTCATGCCTCCGCTGGTCAGAGGGGCCCAG CCTATTGCGATGACTCCTCAGCAGATAGCCAGTCTACgccagcaacagcagcagcacagtggGTCAGGGCCCCCCCCACTGCTATTGGCCCCCAGGGCTTCTGTGCCCAATGTCCAGGTCCAGGGCCAGAGGATCATTCAGCAGGGACTCATTCGGGTGGCTAATGTGGCCAACAGTAATGTCATGGTCAACATCCCTCAG gcttCTCCAACCGGCCTTAAAGGCTCTTCAGTGTCACCCAACAGTATTAATGATTCCCCTGCCAGCCGGCAGGCAGCTGCTAAGCTTGCACTGCGTAAGCAGCTGGAGAAGACGCTGCTGGAGATCCCTCCACCTAAACCTCCTGCCCCTGAGTTCAACTTCCTGCCTTCGGCTGCCAATAATGAGTTCATTTACCTGTTGGGTTTGGAGGAGGTGGTGCAAAAGCTTCTGGAGATGCATGGCAGGG GTAATCTGGGTCCAGCTGCTGCCATGGCCAGCTCCATTCCCAAAGAGCCGCACACCTGTGCCCAGTGTAAGACAGACTTCAcctcccgctggagaaaagagAAGGCTGGGACCATCCTCTGTGACCAGTGCATGTCGTCCAATCAGAAGAAGGCCCTGAAGGCTGAGCACACCAGCCGGCTGAAGGCAGCCTTTGTTAAGGCACTTCAACAGGAGCAGGAGATAGAGCAGCGTATCCTCCAGCAGGCggcctcctcttcatctctctctaaaACCACCTCATCTTCCTCAATGTCCAAGAGTGAGATGCTGTCCCATCAGTACAAGCATGTCAGCGCCATGCAGCATAGATCTGTGTCTGCCCACCACTCCAGCATAAAACAG AATCAGCTGTCTCACAGCCTCCAGGCTGCGGTGAGCTCTCGTGGTCTGGCCCACGCATACACTTCCTCTTCGCAGCTGCAGAGCGCGGTGACAGCAGCGGCGCTGGGCAGCAGGGCAGGTAAGCATGCTGCAGCGCGTCCGCTGCAACATGGAGGAAAGGTCAGCGCCGGCGGCAGTAACCAGGGCAACATGGCTGCCTGGAGGAAGCAGAGCGCGGGCAACACAG GTGTGACTATGGCCTACGTGAACCCCAGCTTGTCAGCTCATAAGACCAGCTCTGCCGTGGAGCGTCAGCGAGAGTACCTGCTGGACATGATTCCCTCTCGTTCTATCTCCCAAGCAGCCAACACGTGGAAATAA
- the gatad2ab gene encoding GATA zinc finger domain containing 2Ab isoform X3, which translates to MSEEAVRQTRSQKRALERDHTPVDESPEDTDSKRVKLEKGDAAGAPLDLVGSEAGVKLKSEQAVKVAASILKAGEVKATIKVEVQTGDEPVDMSTSKGDIKKERQPPSPDDVIVLSDNEPSSPLMNGHCFTKTDTDKLMKSSPEERERIIKQLKEELRLQEAKLVLLKKLRQSQIQKESTVQKSTGSVATPPPLVRGSITSGKGTLQVTGRSSGTVIPPPLVRGGQHIPSKHNSQIVMPPLVRGAQVIPIAMTPQQIASLRQQQQQHSGSGPPPLLLAPRASVPNVQVQGQRIIQQGLIRVANVANSNVMVNIPQASPTGLKGSSVSPNSINDSPASRQAAAKLALRKQLEKTLLEIPPPKPPAPEFNFLPSAANNEFIYLLGLEEVVQKLLEMHGRGNLGPAAAMASSIPKEPHTCAQCKTDFTSRWRKEKAGTILCDQCMSSNQKKALKAEHTSRLKAAFVKALQQEQEIEQRILQQAASSSSLSKTTSSSSMSKSEMLSHQYKHVSAMQHRSVSAHHSSIKQNQLSHSLQAAVSSRGLAHAYTSSSQLQSAVTAAALGSRAGKHAAARPLQHGGKVSAGGSNQGNMAAWRKQSAGNTGVTMAYVNPSLSAHKTSSAVERQREYLLDMIPSRSISQAANTWK; encoded by the exons ATGTCAGAGGAGGCGGTGCGTCAAACGCGAAGCCAGAAGCGTGCTCTGGAGAGGGACCACACGCCCGTCGATGAGTCCCCCGAAGACACGGACAGCAAACGGGTTAAGCTGGAGAAAGGCGACGCTGCAGGAGCTCCCCTGGACCTCGTGGGATCCGAAGCTGGCGTCAAGCTGAAGAGCGAGCAGGCGGTGAAGGTGGCAGCCAGCATCCTGAAAGCTGGGGAAGTGAAGGCCACCATCAAGGTGGAGGTGCAGACTGGAGACGAGCCGGTGGACATGAGCACATCAAAAGG tgacatCAAGAAAGAGCGGCAGCCGCCATCGCCTGATGACGTCATTGTGTTGTCAGACAATGAGCCATCCAGTCCTCTAATGAATGGCCACTGCTTCACCAAGACTGACACAGATAAACTCATG AAGAGTTCACCCGAGGAGAGGGAGCGCATCATCAAACAGCTGAAGGAGGAACTGAGACTCCAAGAGGCCAAGCTGGTGCTGCTCAAGAAGCTACGACAGAGTCAGATTCAGAAGGAGAGCACTGTGCAGAag TCCACGGGCTCAGTggccactcctcctcctctagtGAGAGGCAGCATCACATCAGGCAAAGGAACCCTCCAG GTAACAGGTCGAAGCTCAGGCACGGTGATTCCTCCCCCCTTGGTGCGAGGTGGTCAACATATACCGTCCAAACACAACTCTCAGATTGTCATGCCTCCGCTGGTCAGAGGGGCCCAGGTAATT CCTATTGCGATGACTCCTCAGCAGATAGCCAGTCTACgccagcaacagcagcagcacagtggGTCAGGGCCCCCCCCACTGCTATTGGCCCCCAGGGCTTCTGTGCCCAATGTCCAGGTCCAGGGCCAGAGGATCATTCAGCAGGGACTCATTCGGGTGGCTAATGTGGCCAACAGTAATGTCATGGTCAACATCCCTCAG gcttCTCCAACCGGCCTTAAAGGCTCTTCAGTGTCACCCAACAGTATTAATGATTCCCCTGCCAGCCGGCAGGCAGCTGCTAAGCTTGCACTGCGTAAGCAGCTGGAGAAGACGCTGCTGGAGATCCCTCCACCTAAACCTCCTGCCCCTGAGTTCAACTTCCTGCCTTCGGCTGCCAATAATGAGTTCATTTACCTGTTGGGTTTGGAGGAGGTGGTGCAAAAGCTTCTGGAGATGCATGGCAGGG GTAATCTGGGTCCAGCTGCTGCCATGGCCAGCTCCATTCCCAAAGAGCCGCACACCTGTGCCCAGTGTAAGACAGACTTCAcctcccgctggagaaaagagAAGGCTGGGACCATCCTCTGTGACCAGTGCATGTCGTCCAATCAGAAGAAGGCCCTGAAGGCTGAGCACACCAGCCGGCTGAAGGCAGCCTTTGTTAAGGCACTTCAACAGGAGCAGGAGATAGAGCAGCGTATCCTCCAGCAGGCggcctcctcttcatctctctctaaaACCACCTCATCTTCCTCAATGTCCAAGAGTGAGATGCTGTCCCATCAGTACAAGCATGTCAGCGCCATGCAGCATAGATCTGTGTCTGCCCACCACTCCAGCATAAAACAG AATCAGCTGTCTCACAGCCTCCAGGCTGCGGTGAGCTCTCGTGGTCTGGCCCACGCATACACTTCCTCTTCGCAGCTGCAGAGCGCGGTGACAGCAGCGGCGCTGGGCAGCAGGGCAGGTAAGCATGCTGCAGCGCGTCCGCTGCAACATGGAGGAAAGGTCAGCGCCGGCGGCAGTAACCAGGGCAACATGGCTGCCTGGAGGAAGCAGAGCGCGGGCAACACAG GTGTGACTATGGCCTACGTGAACCCCAGCTTGTCAGCTCATAAGACCAGCTCTGCCGTGGAGCGTCAGCGAGAGTACCTGCTGGACATGATTCCCTCTCGTTCTATCTCCCAAGCAGCCAACACGTGGAAATAA
- the gatad2ab gene encoding GATA zinc finger domain containing 2Ab isoform X1, translating into MVRAAMSEEAVRQTRSQKRALERDHTPVDESPEDTDSKRVKLEKGDAAGAPLDLVGSEAGVKLKSEQAVKVAASILKAGEVKATIKVEVQTGDEPVDMSTSKGDIKKERQPPSPDDVIVLSDNEPSSPLMNGHCFTKTDTDKLMKSSPEERERIIKQLKEELRLQEAKLVLLKKLRQSQIQKESTVQKSTGSVATPPPLVRGSITSGKGTLQVTGRSSGTVIPPPLVRGGQHIPSKHNSQIVMPPLVRGAQVIPIAMTPQQIASLRQQQQQHSGSGPPPLLLAPRASVPNVQVQGQRIIQQGLIRVANVANSNVMVNIPQASPTGLKGSSVSPNSINDSPASRQAAAKLALRKQLEKTLLEIPPPKPPAPEFNFLPSAANNEFIYLLGLEEVVQKLLEMHGRGNLGPAAAMASSIPKEPHTCAQCKTDFTSRWRKEKAGTILCDQCMSSNQKKALKAEHTSRLKAAFVKALQQEQEIEQRILQQAASSSSLSKTTSSSSMSKSEMLSHQYKHVSAMQHRSVSAHHSSIKQNQLSHSLQAAVSSRGLAHAYTSSSQLQSAVTAAALGSRAGKHAAARPLQHGGKVSAGGSNQGNMAAWRKQSAGNTGVTMAYVNPSLSAHKTSSAVERQREYLLDMIPSRSISQAANTWK; encoded by the exons GGTGAGAGCAGCCATGTCAGAGGAGGCGGTGCGTCAAACGCGAAGCCAGAAGCGTGCTCTGGAGAGGGACCACACGCCCGTCGATGAGTCCCCCGAAGACACGGACAGCAAACGGGTTAAGCTGGAGAAAGGCGACGCTGCAGGAGCTCCCCTGGACCTCGTGGGATCCGAAGCTGGCGTCAAGCTGAAGAGCGAGCAGGCGGTGAAGGTGGCAGCCAGCATCCTGAAAGCTGGGGAAGTGAAGGCCACCATCAAGGTGGAGGTGCAGACTGGAGACGAGCCGGTGGACATGAGCACATCAAAAGG tgacatCAAGAAAGAGCGGCAGCCGCCATCGCCTGATGACGTCATTGTGTTGTCAGACAATGAGCCATCCAGTCCTCTAATGAATGGCCACTGCTTCACCAAGACTGACACAGATAAACTCATG AAGAGTTCACCCGAGGAGAGGGAGCGCATCATCAAACAGCTGAAGGAGGAACTGAGACTCCAAGAGGCCAAGCTGGTGCTGCTCAAGAAGCTACGACAGAGTCAGATTCAGAAGGAGAGCACTGTGCAGAag TCCACGGGCTCAGTggccactcctcctcctctagtGAGAGGCAGCATCACATCAGGCAAAGGAACCCTCCAG GTAACAGGTCGAAGCTCAGGCACGGTGATTCCTCCCCCCTTGGTGCGAGGTGGTCAACATATACCGTCCAAACACAACTCTCAGATTGTCATGCCTCCGCTGGTCAGAGGGGCCCAGGTAATT CCTATTGCGATGACTCCTCAGCAGATAGCCAGTCTACgccagcaacagcagcagcacagtggGTCAGGGCCCCCCCCACTGCTATTGGCCCCCAGGGCTTCTGTGCCCAATGTCCAGGTCCAGGGCCAGAGGATCATTCAGCAGGGACTCATTCGGGTGGCTAATGTGGCCAACAGTAATGTCATGGTCAACATCCCTCAG gcttCTCCAACCGGCCTTAAAGGCTCTTCAGTGTCACCCAACAGTATTAATGATTCCCCTGCCAGCCGGCAGGCAGCTGCTAAGCTTGCACTGCGTAAGCAGCTGGAGAAGACGCTGCTGGAGATCCCTCCACCTAAACCTCCTGCCCCTGAGTTCAACTTCCTGCCTTCGGCTGCCAATAATGAGTTCATTTACCTGTTGGGTTTGGAGGAGGTGGTGCAAAAGCTTCTGGAGATGCATGGCAGGG GTAATCTGGGTCCAGCTGCTGCCATGGCCAGCTCCATTCCCAAAGAGCCGCACACCTGTGCCCAGTGTAAGACAGACTTCAcctcccgctggagaaaagagAAGGCTGGGACCATCCTCTGTGACCAGTGCATGTCGTCCAATCAGAAGAAGGCCCTGAAGGCTGAGCACACCAGCCGGCTGAAGGCAGCCTTTGTTAAGGCACTTCAACAGGAGCAGGAGATAGAGCAGCGTATCCTCCAGCAGGCggcctcctcttcatctctctctaaaACCACCTCATCTTCCTCAATGTCCAAGAGTGAGATGCTGTCCCATCAGTACAAGCATGTCAGCGCCATGCAGCATAGATCTGTGTCTGCCCACCACTCCAGCATAAAACAG AATCAGCTGTCTCACAGCCTCCAGGCTGCGGTGAGCTCTCGTGGTCTGGCCCACGCATACACTTCCTCTTCGCAGCTGCAGAGCGCGGTGACAGCAGCGGCGCTGGGCAGCAGGGCAGGTAAGCATGCTGCAGCGCGTCCGCTGCAACATGGAGGAAAGGTCAGCGCCGGCGGCAGTAACCAGGGCAACATGGCTGCCTGGAGGAAGCAGAGCGCGGGCAACACAG GTGTGACTATGGCCTACGTGAACCCCAGCTTGTCAGCTCATAAGACCAGCTCTGCCGTGGAGCGTCAGCGAGAGTACCTGCTGGACATGATTCCCTCTCGTTCTATCTCCCAAGCAGCCAACACGTGGAAATAA